Below is a genomic region from Microbacterium esteraromaticum.
AACGACGACCTGGTCGGGCCCATCGACTCCAGCGACGAGTGGATCCGGCAGCGCACCGGCATCATCACCCGCACCAGGGCCGTCCCCGAGACGAGCGCCATCGAGCTCTCCGCCGACGCCGCGAAGGAGGCCGTCGAGCGCTCGGGCATCGACCCTGCCGAGATCGATCTCGTCATCGTCGCGACCATCAGCAATCCGAAGCAGACGCCGTCGGTCGCCGCCATCGTCGCGGACCGCATCGGCGCCACTCCCGCCGCGGCATATGACATGAACGCCGCGTGCGCCGGATACGCGTACGCGGTCGCGCAGGCCGACGCGCTCATCCGCGCCGGAGCCGCGCGTCACGCCGTAGTCATCGGCGCCGAGAAGCTGTCGGACGTCGTCGACCCGACCGACCGCAGCATCTCCTTCCTTCTCGGAGACGGCGCCGGCGCCGTCGTCATCGGTCCGAGCGAGACCCCGGGCATCTCTGCCACGGTCTGGGGATCGGACGGCTCGAAGGCGGACCTCGTCGGCATGAACCACACTCTCACCGAGTTCCGAGACGGCAAGGCACCCTGGCCGACGCTCCGTCAGGAGGGACCGCGCGTGTTCCGCTGGGCGGTGTGGGAGATGGCCAAGGTCGCCCGCGAGGCGCTCGAGAAGGCAGGCGTCGAGGCATCCGATCTCGCCGCCTTCATCCCGCACCAGGCGAACCTGCGCATCATCGAGGAGTTCGCCAAGCAGCTCAAGCTGCCGGAGACGACCGTCATCGCCCGCGACATCGAGACGACGGGCAACACCTCGGCGGCATCGATCCCCCTCGCCACCCACCGCCTGCTCGAAGAGCACCCCGAGCTCAGCGGTGGTCTGGCGCTGCAGATCGGATTCGGCGCCGGACTCGTCTTCGGCGCGCAGGTGGTCGTGCTCCCCTGATCGGGCGCGCGCCTTCCCTAGACTGTTCACCGGTTCCAACCATTCCGAGAAAGAGGAAACACCATGGCTCTCACCCACGACGAGGTCCTCGCCGGCCTTGCTGAGCTGGTCACCGACGAGACGGGCATCGACGCATCCGAGGTCACGATGGAGAAGTCGTTCACCGACGACCTCGACATCGACTCGATCTCGATGATGACGATCGTCGTCAACGCCGAGGAGAAGTTCGGCGTCACCATCCCCGACGACGAGGTCAAGAACCTGAAGACCGTCGCTGACGCCGTCAACTTCATCGTCGCCGGCCAGGAGTAAGACCCGTCGATGCCACCCCCGCGGACCGCGGGGCGTGGCATCCTCCTTCCTGCATCCACCCCCTCCTCACGAAGGACCTCCATGACCAAGCGCATCGTCGTCACCGGCATCGGCGCCACGTCCGCTCTGGGCGGCACGGCTCCCGAGAACTGGGCGAACCTGCTCGCCGGCCAGTCCGGCACCCGCACGCTGCCGCACGACTGGATCGAGAAGTACCAGATCCCGGTGCACTTCGCCGCTGAGGCCGTCGTCCGCCCCGAAGAGGTGCTGCCGCGTCACGAGGCCAAGCGCCTCGATCCGTCGACGCAGTTCGCGATGATCGCGGCGCGTGAGGCATGGGAGGATGCGGGCGCGCCCGAGGTCGCCCCCGAGCGCCTCGGCGTCGACTGGGCGACGGGCATCGGCGGCGTCTGGACGCTGCTGGACGCCTGGGACACCCTGCGCGAGAAGGGTCCGCGTCGCGTCATGCCGCTGACCGTCCCGATGCTGATGCCGAACGCCGGTGCCGGGAACCTCTCACTGCACTTCAATGCGAAGGCGTACGCCCGCACGGTGGTCAGCGCATGCGCGTCGAGCACCGAGTCGATCGCGAACGCCTATGAGCACCTGCAGGACGGCCTCGCTGACGTCGTGATCGCCGGAGGCGCCGAGTCGGCGATCCACCCGATCACCATGGCGTCGTTCGCCTCGGCGCAGGCGCTGTCGCGTCGCAACGACGACCCGGCCACTGCATCACGACCGGGTGCGATCGACCGCGACGGCTTCGTGATGGGCGAGGGCGGTGCCGCCCTCGTGCTCGAGACCGAGGAGCACGCCAAGGCCCGCGGGGCGAAGGTCTACGCGTACGTGGCGGGCGGCGGCGTCACCGCCGACTCGTACCACATCACAGGCAACGACCCGGAGGGAGCGGGCGCGGCCCGCGCCGTGGAGGCCGCCCTCGCGCAGGCGGGCGCGTCGCCCGACGAGGTCGCGCACATCAACGCTCACGCCACCTCGACTCCGGTCGGCGACCCGAACGAGTACGAGGCCCTCAAGCGCGTGTTCGGTGCGCGCATCGACGAGATCCCCGTGTCCGCCACCAAGGCGTCGACGGGCCACCTTCTCGGCGGGACCGGTGCCCTCGAGGCCGTGTTCACGATCCTCGCGCTGCGCGACCGCGTCGCTCCCCCGACCATCAACATGACCGAGCCGGACCCCGCGGTGCCCTTCATGCTCTCGACCTCTCCGCAGCCGCTCGGCGAGGGCGACCTGCTGGCGATCAGCAATTCCTTCGGCTTCGGCGGCCACAACGCCGTCGTCGCCTTCCGCAGCGCAGACTGACGCGCGCGTGCACGACGAAGGCCCCCTGGATCACCAGGGGGCCTTCGTCGTGCGGATGTCAGCCTGACTGCGATGCATGCCCGACGACGTCGCGGGAGGACGCGAGGGCACGAGAACGCGCCTGTCGCAGCCGCGTGAACCGCCCGAGGAACAGGCCGATCAGCGGACCGACCCCGAAGGCGAACAGCATCGTTCCGACACCCACCGGTCCTCCGAGCAGGAAGCCGACCACGAGCACGCTTCCCTCGAGCATCGTGCGCACGAGCCAGACCGGGCGCCCGGTGACCCTCACGAGGCCGGTCATCAGGCCGTCGCGAGGTCCGGGCCCGAGGTCGGCGGCGATGTAGAGCCCCGTGGCGAAGGACAGCAGCACCAGGCCCGCGAGGAACAGCGGAACGCCGATCCACGGTGACGCCGCGGGCGGCACGACCAGCATCGTCACGTCTGCTGCCGGACCGAGCACCACCGCGTTGAGCAGCGTGCCGACCCCCACGCGCTGCCGGAGGGGGATCCACAGCAGCAGCACGACTGCGGCGATCAGGCAGGTGATCAGCCCGAATCCGAGCCCGGTGCGCTCGGTCAGGCCGACGGCGAGCACGTCCCACGGCGAGACGCCGATGCCCGCGCGCACCATGAGTCCCATGGCGACGCCGTAGAGGACGAGGCCGCAGAGCAGCTGCGCGATTCGCTCGACGAGATCCCGCCGCGAGGTGGCTGCAACAGGGAGGAGGATTGAGCGGAGAACCATGTTCTCATGGTGGCTCGCCGAGCCTGGCATCCGGCGAGGCCACTCCCCAGAAAGTGGACTGCTCATCCGAAGCCACTTTGCGGCATGCTTGATGCATGTCGTCACGCCTCGTCGAGCAGCTCGGAGCGCACCGTGCCGCCGGCGCCACCTCCTCCGACCTCGCCCAGCAGGTCCGCGCCCTCATCCTCGACGGCCGTCTCACGGTCGGGGAGCGACTGCCCAGCGAGCGGGCACTCGCCGCCGAGCTGCGACGGTCGAGGTCGACCATCACGCGCGCCTACGATCAGCTCGAGGCCGCGGGCTACGCCGTCCGCCTGCACGGCGGTGGCACGCGGGTCGCCCTCCCCCACGCTCGTACCTCGTCCTCGCCGCTCGACGGCGACGCGCAGTCCATCGACCTCTCCATCGCATCGATGGACTCGACGCCTGGTCTCTACGACGCCACTGTGCGCTCGCTGCCCCGACTCGCCGCGCTGCGCGGCACGAGCGGGTACTCGCTGCAGGGCCTTCCCGAGCTGCGGGATGCGATCGCGCAGCGCTTCACCCTACGCGGTGTGCCGACCCTCGCCGAGGAGATCATCGTCACATCCGGTGCGCTCAATGCCATGAATCTCGTGCTCGCGACCATCGGGCGTCGCGGGGAGCGCGCGCTGGTCGAGCAGCCCACCTTCCCCCATGCCCTCGAGGCGCTGCGCCGACACGGGTACCGCCTGCTTCCGACCCCTGTCGACGTCGACGGGTGGGATCAGGACCACCTCATGGACCTGCTGCTGCGGGCGCGCCCGCATGTGGGCTACCTGATCCCCGACTTCCACAACCCGACGGGAGCCAGTCTGCCGGATGCCGCGCGGGAGCGCGTCGCCGCGACGGCGCGCAGCGCCGGCACCCAGCTCATCGTCGACGAGACGACCGCCGAACTCGACATCGATCGTGGCTGGACGCCGACGCCTCTGGCCGCGTACAGCCCGCAGATCATCACCGTCGGCTCGATGTCGAAGATCGCCTGGGGCGGGATGCGTCTCGGCTGGATCCGGGCGGAGCGCGACCTCATCGCCCGTCTGCTCGCGGTGCGGCCGTCCTTCGAACTCGGCACCGCTCTGCTCGAGCAGTGCATAGCGGTGGAGCTGCTCGACGACATGCCTGCGCTCTCCGCCCACGTCACCGCGCGGCTGCGCGCGGGGCGTGAGGCGGTGAGCGCCGGTCTCGCACAGATCGACGGACTTCGGATGCCCGAGACACCGGGCGGGCTCTCCGCCTGGCTCGATCTGGGCGCCCCTGTGTCGACTCGGCTCGCACTCGCTGCGCGCGAACACGGACTCATCCTCCCCCCTGGTCCGCGATTCGCGACGGGCGGAGTACTGGAGCGGCGCCTGCGGATCCCGATCACGCTGCCGCCGGAGCGCACCCACACCGCGCTCGCGCGGCTGCGCCATGCCTGGCGGGACGTCAGGGACGGATCCGCCGAGCACATCGGGGAGGTCCCGAGCGCAGCGGTCATCTGATCGAGAACGACGAAGCCCCCTGCTTCCCCGCAGGGGGCTTCGGTCGTGTGCGGAGGATTCGCCTTCTCGGTTCCAGGGTGCGCTCACCTGGTCCCGTTACCGACGCCTCCTCCGCAGGACTTCGCCACCACCGCCGGCCCGGCTTCCCGCCTAGCCGACTTCCCGCCTAGCCGACCTTGTGCAGCCACACGACATGCGTGTCGTCGCCGGCATGCCGGAACGGCTCGAGCTCTTCGTCCCATGCCGAACCGAGGGCGACGTCGAGCTCGCGCTGCAGCTCGACGGCGCTGCCGGCGGCGATCTCCATCGCGTAGCGGATGCGATCCTCGCCGATCACGATGTTCCCCGCCGAGTCGGTCTGGGCGTAGTGGATGCCGAGGTCGGGCGTGTGCAGCCACCGGCCGCCCTCGCTTCCCGGTGTCGGATCCTCCGAGACCTCGAAGCGCAGGTGCTCCCAGCCGCGGATCGCCGTCGCGAGTGCCGCCCCGGTGCCGGCGGGGCCGTCCCAGAAGAACTCCGCACGGCGGGTCCCCTGCTGAACGGGCTGATCGCTCCAGTCGAAGCTGACCGCACGACCGATGGCGCGTCCCACCGCCCATTCGAGGTGCGGGCAGAGCGCGCGTGGAGCGGAGTGGATGAACACCACTCCGCGTGCGTATCCCGTCGCCATGATCTCTCCGTTTCATCAGGTACGTCTTCCCCTACGACCTGATCGAAGATGCGGCGAACTATGCGGTTGTACGGCGATTATCGCCCAGAAGCGGCGGAATCACAAGCGTGTGATTCCGGATGCGACGACGGCCCCGGTCCGTGAGGACCGGGGCCGTCGTGCGAACACGGAGTGCTGCTTACGCCTCGCTCATCGCGAGCTTGGCCTGCTGGCCCTTCGCGGCGTAGTACGCGGCGCGAGCGGCGTCGCGGCGAGCCTGCTCGGCGTAGCCTGCCTCGAGGACGTCCTGCGGCACCTCGACCTGCTCGTGCTGGTCGGTGCCGTTGTACTTCTCGATGTAGGCATCGAGCTCGGGGCCCGACTCCCACGAGGTGATCAGGCAGTAGCGGGGCTCGGTGCCGTTGTGCGTGGTGGCGTGCCACAGACGCTGGGTGTCGACGATGAGCTGGGCACCGGCCGGAAGGGCGATGCGGTACTCGATGCTCGGATCGGTGCGGTTCTCACGAAGGACGAAGTAGCTGTCCTTGTCGTCGGTGAGGTTGAAGAACCCGCGAACCACCCAGCCGGTACCGTCCGGGTTGAGGCGGTTGTTGTCGTCCTGGTGGAGGTTGTAGAGGCACTCGCCGTACGGCGTCGGCTGCAGCTCGATGACGCGGCAGCGACCGACGTTGGCACCCGGCTCCTTGGCGCGCGCGGTCAGGGTCGGGGCGATCGCGGTCTGCGAGTCGATCCAGACGCCGTCCTTGTCGGTGCGCGGCGGC
It encodes:
- a CDS encoding beta-ketoacyl-ACP synthase III gives rise to the protein MSILKQATGAAHTRIYSVGAARGENAVPNDDLVGPIDSSDEWIRQRTGIITRTRAVPETSAIELSADAAKEAVERSGIDPAEIDLVIVATISNPKQTPSVAAIVADRIGATPAAAYDMNAACAGYAYAVAQADALIRAGAARHAVVIGAEKLSDVVDPTDRSISFLLGDGAGAVVIGPSETPGISATVWGSDGSKADLVGMNHTLTEFRDGKAPWPTLRQEGPRVFRWAVWEMAKVAREALEKAGVEASDLAAFIPHQANLRIIEEFAKQLKLPETTVIARDIETTGNTSAASIPLATHRLLEEHPELSGGLALQIGFGAGLVFGAQVVVLP
- a CDS encoding acyl carrier protein, translated to MALTHDEVLAGLAELVTDETGIDASEVTMEKSFTDDLDIDSISMMTIVVNAEEKFGVTIPDDEVKNLKTVADAVNFIVAGQE
- a CDS encoding beta-ketoacyl-[acyl-carrier-protein] synthase family protein — its product is MTKRIVVTGIGATSALGGTAPENWANLLAGQSGTRTLPHDWIEKYQIPVHFAAEAVVRPEEVLPRHEAKRLDPSTQFAMIAAREAWEDAGAPEVAPERLGVDWATGIGGVWTLLDAWDTLREKGPRRVMPLTVPMLMPNAGAGNLSLHFNAKAYARTVVSACASSTESIANAYEHLQDGLADVVIAGGAESAIHPITMASFASAQALSRRNDDPATASRPGAIDRDGFVMGEGGAALVLETEEHAKARGAKVYAYVAGGGVTADSYHITGNDPEGAGAARAVEAALAQAGASPDEVAHINAHATSTPVGDPNEYEALKRVFGARIDEIPVSATKASTGHLLGGTGALEAVFTILALRDRVAPPTINMTEPDPAVPFMLSTSPQPLGEGDLLAISNSFGFGGHNAVVAFRSAD
- a CDS encoding YczE/YyaS/YitT family protein is translated as MVLRSILLPVAATSRRDLVERIAQLLCGLVLYGVAMGLMVRAGIGVSPWDVLAVGLTERTGLGFGLITCLIAAVVLLLWIPLRQRVGVGTLLNAVVLGPAADVTMLVVPPAASPWIGVPLFLAGLVLLSFATGLYIAADLGPGPRDGLMTGLVRVTGRPVWLVRTMLEGSVLVVGFLLGGPVGVGTMLFAFGVGPLIGLFLGRFTRLRQARSRALASSRDVVGHASQSG
- a CDS encoding PLP-dependent aminotransferase family protein, with the translated sequence MSSRLVEQLGAHRAAGATSSDLAQQVRALILDGRLTVGERLPSERALAAELRRSRSTITRAYDQLEAAGYAVRLHGGGTRVALPHARTSSSPLDGDAQSIDLSIASMDSTPGLYDATVRSLPRLAALRGTSGYSLQGLPELRDAIAQRFTLRGVPTLAEEIIVTSGALNAMNLVLATIGRRGERALVEQPTFPHALEALRRHGYRLLPTPVDVDGWDQDHLMDLLLRARPHVGYLIPDFHNPTGASLPDAARERVAATARSAGTQLIVDETTAELDIDRGWTPTPLAAYSPQIITVGSMSKIAWGGMRLGWIRAERDLIARLLAVRPSFELGTALLEQCIAVELLDDMPALSAHVTARLRAGREAVSAGLAQIDGLRMPETPGGLSAWLDLGAPVSTRLALAAREHGLILPPGPRFATGGVLERRLRIPITLPPERTHTALARLRHAWRDVRDGSAEHIGEVPSAAVI
- a CDS encoding DUF3145 domain-containing protein, whose amino-acid sequence is MATGYARGVVFIHSAPRALCPHLEWAVGRAIGRAVSFDWSDQPVQQGTRRAEFFWDGPAGTGAALATAIRGWEHLRFEVSEDPTPGSEGGRWLHTPDLGIHYAQTDSAGNIVIGEDRIRYAMEIAAGSAVELQRELDVALGSAWDEELEPFRHAGDDTHVVWLHKVG